A stretch of the Actinomyces faecalis genome encodes the following:
- the nrfD gene encoding NrfD/PsrC family molybdoenzyme membrane anchor subunit, whose translation MTVTDLDSLRPPVPARDGRKRRRKAVGPDSMVPEADFISYYGQNIVKPAPWEEEIALYLFFGGMAAGSGLIGAGADITHRHSLRRVARIAGLGSLGVGATALVIDLGRPERFLNMMRTAKLTSPMSVGSWILTGFSVFTGGAAALEIVQPWLRRESWWRELVDVSSIFASAGAAFFAPPLAAYTAVLFSDTATPLWHQSYREMPFLFVASGQGAGCGLNLLLNKPSETAPVRRLAAVAAACDLVADHMMERRLGEEGQPLHEGRAGALHKAAKALTTLGGVGALFAGRNRGVAALSGAALIAGSACTRFAIYYAGLESAKDPVYTVRPQRRRFMDKLVQGRSVTEPGGEWPEDSIF comes from the coding sequence GTGACCGTCACAGACCTCGATTCCCTGCGTCCGCCCGTGCCTGCGCGCGACGGGAGGAAACGGCGCCGCAAGGCCGTCGGTCCGGACTCGATGGTGCCCGAGGCCGACTTCATCTCCTACTACGGGCAGAACATCGTCAAGCCCGCACCCTGGGAGGAGGAGATCGCGCTCTACCTCTTCTTCGGTGGCATGGCGGCTGGCTCCGGTCTCATCGGTGCTGGCGCGGACATCACGCACCGTCACTCCCTGCGGCGCGTGGCGCGTATCGCGGGACTGGGCTCACTGGGCGTCGGTGCTACTGCCCTGGTCATCGACCTGGGCCGGCCCGAGCGCTTCCTCAACATGATGCGCACCGCCAAGCTCACCAGCCCCATGAGCGTGGGCTCGTGGATCCTCACGGGATTCTCGGTCTTCACCGGGGGAGCAGCAGCCCTGGAGATCGTCCAGCCCTGGCTGCGGCGTGAGTCGTGGTGGCGTGAGCTGGTCGACGTGTCCTCCATCTTCGCCTCGGCCGGGGCAGCGTTCTTCGCCCCGCCCCTGGCTGCCTACACCGCGGTGCTCTTCTCCGACACCGCCACGCCGCTGTGGCACCAGTCTTACCGTGAGATGCCCTTCCTCTTCGTGGCCTCTGGCCAAGGGGCGGGATGCGGCCTCAACCTCCTGCTCAACAAGCCCTCCGAGACCGCGCCGGTACGGCGCCTGGCCGCCGTGGCCGCCGCCTGCGACCTGGTGGCTGACCACATGATGGAGCGGCGTCTGGGTGAGGAGGGCCAGCCCTTGCATGAGGGAAGGGCTGGCGCCCTGCACAAGGCCGCGAAGGCGCTGACCACCCTGGGCGGGGTGGGTGCGCTGTTTGCCGGACGCAACCGTGGTGTGGCCGCCCTGTCCGGTGCGGCCCTCATCGCCGGAAGCGCCTGCACCCGCTTCGCGATCTACTACGCGGGGCTGGAGAGCGCCAAGGACCCTGTCTACACCGTGCGGCCCCAGCGCCGCCGCTTCATGGACAAGCTGGTGCAGGGACGCTCGGTCACCGAGCCAGGGGGCGAGTGGCCCGAGGACTCGATCTTCTGA
- a CDS encoding 4Fe-4S dicluster domain-containing protein, with amino-acid sequence MSIFRNQLHGPTDPLRDVGYGREHKRQGFFTDTSICIGCKACEVACKEWNRVPARQEHEHGNTFSGNSFDNTYHLGANQWRHVAFVEQTSQQVAAARRSGVVALGMPGHRPGWAEQEGTTADGSVPGQGAEPGQGGQEPQGLPAVRWLMSSDVCKHCTHAGCLDVCPTGALFRSEFGSVVVQADVCNGCGYCVAACPFGVIDRREKGTITIGGHSEEIPNGGVAQKCTLCYDRLKAGKKPACATNCPTESIQFGDHDEMVRRARARLAELHAQGHTEARLYGANPEDGVGGTGSIFLLMDEPEAYGLPPDPQVPTADLASMFNFAGVAGTAMIATALGMFIAHGRQK; translated from the coding sequence ATGAGCATCTTTCGCAACCAGCTGCACGGCCCGACCGACCCGCTGCGCGACGTCGGGTACGGACGCGAGCACAAGAGGCAGGGCTTCTTTACCGACACCTCCATCTGCATCGGCTGCAAGGCCTGTGAGGTGGCCTGCAAGGAGTGGAACCGTGTCCCGGCCCGCCAGGAGCACGAGCACGGCAACACCTTCTCCGGCAACTCCTTCGACAACACCTACCACCTGGGCGCCAACCAGTGGCGCCACGTGGCCTTCGTCGAGCAGACCAGCCAGCAGGTCGCCGCAGCCCGACGCTCCGGCGTGGTCGCCCTGGGCATGCCTGGTCACCGGCCCGGCTGGGCCGAGCAGGAGGGGACGACGGCGGACGGCTCAGTACCCGGTCAGGGCGCTGAGCCGGGCCAAGGCGGCCAGGAGCCTCAGGGACTGCCGGCCGTGCGCTGGCTCATGAGCTCGGACGTGTGCAAGCACTGCACCCACGCCGGCTGCCTGGACGTGTGCCCCACCGGGGCTCTGTTCCGCAGCGAGTTCGGCTCCGTCGTCGTCCAGGCTGACGTGTGCAACGGCTGCGGGTACTGCGTGGCCGCGTGCCCCTTCGGCGTCATCGACCGTCGTGAGAAGGGCACCATCACGATCGGCGGGCACAGCGAGGAGATCCCCAACGGCGGCGTCGCCCAGAAGTGCACGCTGTGCTACGACCGCCTCAAGGCGGGCAAGAAGCCGGCCTGCGCGACCAACTGCCCCACCGAGTCCATCCAGTTCGGTGACCACGACGAGATGGTGCGTCGCGCCCGGGCCCGGCTGGCCGAGCTCCACGCCCAGGGTCACACCGAGGCACGGCTGTACGGCGCCAACCCGGAGGACGGGGTGGGGGGCACCGGCTCGATCTTCCTGCTCATGGACGAGCCGGAGGCCTACGGCCTGCCGCCGGACCCGCAGGTCCCTACGGCAGACCTGGCCTCTATGTTCAACTTCGCCGGCGTCGCGGGCACGGCCATGATCGCCACGGCCCTCGGCATGTTCATCGCTCACGGGAGGCAGAAGTGA